In Candidatus Zixiibacteriota bacterium, one DNA window encodes the following:
- the nuoL gene encoding NADH-quinone oxidoreductase subunit L: MFDYLYIVPLLPLLAVLINGLLYNKMSKTAVQSLAVGSVGLSFIASVILFFELLGFEPAQRTVEQILFSWIPVGSLQLNIAFLLDPLSAVMILVVTGVGFLIHVYSIGYMAHDAGVKRYFIYLNLFMFSMLTLVLGNNLILLFVGWEGVGLCSYLLIGFWFHKKSASDAGKKAFIVNRIGDIGFILGSFIIFWIAGTLDFVEMRNVSAEVFTIGGAMITAATLLLFFGATGKSAQIPLYIWLPDAMEGPTPVSALIHAATMVTAGVYLLVRLNFLFVMAPTTMLVVAIVGCLTAFVAATIGLAQNDIKRVLAYSTVSQLGYMMMACGVAAFTAGIFHLMTHAFFKAVLFLGSGSVIHAMSNEQDMRKMGGLKKHLPVTYLTFLMGTLAIAGIPGFSGFFSKDEILWKSFSSGNGHWIFWAVGVITAVLTAFYMFRLLYLTFFGQGRYDQHTADHLHESPKVMTMPLVVLAVLSVIGGWVGIPLALGGGAHFEKFLEPVIGGYGSHALGADVHQDASLEYGLMALTIVLILISIYLAWYFYRKNIAKAGSLRETFSGLHKALLNKYWVDEFYGWSIVRPVVNGSVFLWKVFDVLIIDGIADGLAQITRDASDNFRKMQTGNLRGYMAAFLIGAVLLVGFLVVR, encoded by the coding sequence ATGTTTGATTATTTATACATAGTTCCTCTCCTGCCGTTACTTGCGGTGCTCATAAACGGACTGCTGTATAACAAAATGTCAAAAACAGCGGTTCAAAGTCTTGCTGTCGGTTCGGTAGGATTATCATTTATTGCCTCGGTTATTTTATTTTTTGAGCTTTTGGGTTTTGAACCGGCACAACGAACAGTTGAACAAATTTTATTTTCATGGATTCCGGTCGGTTCGTTGCAGCTTAATATCGCCTTTCTTTTGGACCCTCTGTCGGCGGTGATGATTCTGGTCGTAACCGGAGTCGGTTTTTTGATTCATGTCTATTCTATCGGCTACATGGCCCATGACGCCGGCGTTAAAAGATATTTTATATACTTGAACCTGTTCATGTTCTCGATGCTGACGCTGGTATTGGGAAACAATTTGATCCTGCTATTCGTCGGTTGGGAAGGCGTCGGGCTGTGCAGTTATTTGTTAATCGGTTTCTGGTTCCATAAGAAATCGGCTTCCGATGCCGGCAAAAAAGCATTTATTGTCAATCGTATTGGTGATATCGGGTTTATTCTGGGAAGTTTTATCATCTTCTGGATCGCCGGAACGCTCGATTTTGTTGAAATGCGAAACGTATCCGCTGAAGTTTTCACTATTGGCGGGGCGATGATTACGGCGGCTACTTTGCTATTGTTCTTTGGCGCTACCGGCAAATCGGCCCAGATTCCTTTGTATATCTGGTTGCCCGACGCGATGGAAGGTCCTACTCCGGTTTCGGCTTTGATTCATGCCGCGACAATGGTAACCGCCGGAGTGTATTTGCTCGTGCGTTTGAATTTTCTGTTTGTGATGGCTCCAACAACAATGCTGGTTGTCGCGATTGTCGGATGCTTGACGGCGTTTGTGGCGGCTACAATCGGTCTGGCGCAAAATGACATCAAGCGAGTTTTGGCTTATTCAACCGTTAGCCAGTTGGGATATATGATGATGGCCTGCGGTGTCGCGGCCTTTACCGCCGGAATTTTTCATCTTATGACTCACGCGTTTTTCAAGGCGGTGTTATTCCTCGGTTCCGGTTCGGTTATCCATGCCATGTCGAATGAGCAGGATATGCGCAAGATGGGCGGGCTCAAGAAACATCTGCCGGTTACGTATTTGACGTTTCTTATGGGGACTTTGGCGATTGCCGGAATTCCCGGTTTTTCCGGATTCTTTTCCAAAGATGAAATTTTGTGGAAATCATTTTCGTCAGGTAACGGCCATTGGATTTTCTGGGCGGTCGGCGTTATCACTGCCGTTTTGACGGCATTCTATATGTTCCGATTATTGTATCTTACGTTTTTCGGGCAGGGTCGGTATGATCAGCATACTGCCGACCATTTGCATGAATCTCCCAAAGTGATGACAATGCCGCTTGTGGTTCTGGCGGTTCTATCAGTGATTGGTGGTTGGGTTGGCATACCGCTCGCTCTCGGCGGCGGCGCGCATTTTGAAAAATTTCTTGAACCGGTAATTGGCGGTTACGGTTCGCATGCCCTGGGCGCCGACGTTCATCAAGATGCTTCTTTAGAATATGGTTTGATGGCCTTAACAATTGTCTTGATCTTAATCTCAATATACCTGGCGTGGTATTTTTATCGGAAGAATATCGCCAAAGCCGGTTCATTGCGCGAAACATTTTCCGGCCTACATAAGGCTTTGCTGAATAAATACTGGGTCGATGAATTTTACGGCTGGTCGATTGTCCGACCGGTTGTCAACGGTTCGGTGTTCTTGTGGAAGGTTTTTGATGTTCTGATTATCGACGGCATCGCAGACGGTTTGGCACAAATTACTCGTGACGCATCCGATAATTTCCGGAAAATGCAAACCGGTAATTTGCGTGGTTACATGGCGGCCTTTTTGATCGGGGCCGTTTTGTTAGTCGGGTTTTTGGTGGTGAGGTAG